A stretch of the Leishmania infantum JPCM5 genome chromosome 30 genome encodes the following:
- a CDS encoding putative kinesin: MSSAGEVSVAAGSAVEGEDSRLRVGDALDEVDDGSAAAASPTSTTSAATKAKKKSAKTPTNRRTSGSGIDVCDNDDGQALSRCLVYCRLRPTIKKDYKEGGHALVTLEDKRVVVKDERHYDFDGSFGPLADQSEVFESVAIPCIDHAFNGFCSALMCYGQTGTGKSYTMCNTDPHHLGIIPRAAKYIFEKIQANEASDPTRTYVVTGQFVQIYRDNLGDLMVHEGKDRVEIHYDEENGVSLTGCTSHALASSKDFMRFYNEGNARRVIGSTAMNAESSRGHTAMIVYVTSEDMEDISKGKLRGKITFIDLAGYERFSKTGITNADPIRKDEAKTINASLLALGHVVSSLSAGTKHVPWRNAKLTRILQDSIGGRSRTSIILTVGPSSEHLYETTNTLQFGLRAMAVKVEAKMSVTVDYVKLSKKLMGLLSERDERISSLEVQIASRDAERQELLERYQRDRGDLEQRFAAELQQLTASGASEQQIRNLKEVYQVEIENLQDQQQEEIGYHDEIHSKEITQFIKEQKHQEAKSLMEMKLAQERLVEEFQRKLDNARGGTNEDLVRALQQLAEKDAILASRANDTARLHATIDALTTQVRSFGGTVQADVDFPETFLDVSQVEEMRARLQGEVERNYNKVVDLSTQLDRASMLARDRMEEVSKLQQEAERLHEKLVQAGVEISESNEELQELREKRAELVDPEELESLRLLMQTDIDELRSQRDELQAELRRVNEARVRESMARRRNVLDSPETLKRILAEDVGEGTEDLGGNASREQGRGDSGNAADGVHKMGPKAKAMQRAYKKMIQKLNRQLSDSSRDRAALVQRIQQLERTLTLYGIPVQATPGCATEYKEAEASHGGNTRGGPARPDASTSDRESSSAESHTEESLLTAGSADAALVLLFKEQEIEVRDGLIAQLERQLSKAVSAYENDQKYIQELKTLLRDAGETPPETSSSGSQPVEGVPLEEYSTLLRQLRSHNRKLLVELLVLQSRQKAEATESPTTERLLFEEQLEERDTELEMKDEMLLEKNAMLQYMATLSARLINQMEALGLEPCCHLPERYQDLVKAEKDQLDIQAAKQRELEAQLQREQDEKKKMKRLLEAINAEREQGAAVLRQTELRNKELRERENSAMTALQELTERTIQKEMMRDEALRRTTHELMELQARYANQQHRRSSNLFERLLRSIIE, from the coding sequence ATGAGCTCCGCTGGTGAGGTGAGCGTAGCCGCCGGATCGGCGGTGGAAGGCGAAGATTCACGTCTtcgcgtcggcgatgcgtTAGACGAAGTCGACGACggctcagcagcggccgcctcgccaaCTTCGACAACATCGGCTGCcacgaaggcgaagaagaagtcGGCCAAGACGCCGACTAACaggcgcaccagcggcagcggcatcgatgtttgcgacaacgacgacggccaGGCCCTCTCTCGGTGCCTTGTGTACTGTCGACTGCGCCCCACCATCAAGAAAGATTACAAGGAAGGCGGCCACGCGCTCGTCACTCTGGAGGACaagcgcgtcgtcgtcaaAGATGAGCGCCACTACGACTTTGACGGCAGCTTCGGCCCGCTCGCCGATCAGTCGGAAGTGTTCGAATCCGTCGCGATCCCGTGCATTGACCATGCTTTCAACGGCTTCTGCTCCGCGCTGATGTGTTACGGCCAGACCGGCACTGGGAAGTCCTACACCATGTGCAACACCGACCCCCATCACCTCGGCATCATCCCCCGTGCGGCGAAGTACATCTTCGAGAAGATCCAAGCCAACGAGGCGAGCGACCCGACGCGAACGTACGTGGTGACGGGCCAATTCGTGCAGATCTACCGCGATAATCTTGGTGACTTGATGGTGCATGAGGGCAAGGATCGGGTGGAGATCCACTACGACGAGGAGAACGGGGTGTCGCTGACAGGGTGCACCTCCCACGCCTTGGCGAGCTCCAAGGACTTCATGCGCTTCTACAACGAGGGAAATGCGCGCCGCGTCATCGGGTCAACCGCCATGAACGCGGAGTCGAGCCGCGGGCACACCGCCATGATCGTCTACGTCACGTCTGAGGACATGGAGGACATCAGCAAAGGTAAACTGCGCGGCAAGATCACGTTCATCGATCTGGCCGGCTACGAGCGCTTTAGCAAGACTGGCATCACCAACGCCGACCCGATCCGCAAGGATGAGGCCAAGACGATCAACGCATCTCTCCTGGCTCTCGGCCACGTCGTCAGCTCCCTCTCAGCCGGCACGAAGCACGTTCCGTGGCGCAATGCGAAGCTGACACGCATCCTGCAGGACTCGATCGGCGGGCGTAGCCGCACCTCGATCATCCTCACCGTTGGCCCCAGTAGCGAGCACCTGTACGAAACAACCAACACGCTTCAGTTTGGTCTGCGTGCCATGGCCGTCAAGGTGGAAGCGAAGATGTCTGTTACGGTGGACTACGTGAAGCTGTCGAAGAAGCTCATGGGTCTGCTGAGTGAGCGGGATGAGCGAATCAGCTCGTTGGAGGTGCAGAtcgccagccgcgacgcggaGCGGCAGGAGCTGCTTGAGCGCTATCAGCGCGATCGCGGCGACCTTGAGCAGCGCTTcgccgcggagctgcagcagctgaccGCGTCCGGGGCGAGCGAGCAGCAGATCCGCAACCTCAAGGAGGTCTACCAGGTGGAGATCGAAAACCTGCAGGACCAGCAGCAAGAGGAGATCGGGTACCATGATGAGATCCACTCGAAGGAGATCACGCAGTTCATCAAGGAGCAAAAGCACCAAGAGGCGAAGAGCCTGATGGAGATGAAGCTGGCGCAAGAGCGCTTGGTCGAGGAGTTCCAGCGGAAGCTCGACAACGCCCGCGGCGGGACGAACGAGGatctcgtgcgcgcgctaCAGCAACTCGCGGAGAAGGACGCCATTCTCGCCTCGCGTGCCAACGACACGGCCCGCCTACATGCCACCATCGACGCGCTCACAACGCAGGTGCGGTCATTCGGTGGCACGGTGCAAGCGGACGTCGACTTTCCGGAGACTTTTCTTGATGTCTcgcaggtggaggagatgcgggCCCGCCTGCAGGGTGAGGTGGAGCGCAACTACAACAAGGTAGTCGACCTGTCCACCCAGCTGGATCGCGCCTCGATGCTGGCGCGCGATCGAATGGAGGAGGTGtcgaagctgcagcaggaggcaGAGCGGCTGCACGAGAAGCTTGTCCAGGCCGGTGTGGAGATCAGCGAGTCAaacgaggagctgcaggagcttcGTGAGAAGCGGGCTGAGCTGGTTGACCCCGAAGAGCTTGAGAGCCTTCGCTTGCTCATGCAGACGGATATCGACGAGCTGCGCAGTCAGAGAGACGAACTGCAGGCAGAGTTAAGACGTGTGaacgaggcgcgcgtgcgcgagtCCATGGCACGACGTCGCAACGTGCTGGACAGCCCCGAGACCCTGAAGCGCATCCTTGCGGAGGACGTGGGGGAAGGTACGGAGGACCTGGGCGGCAACGCCTCACGTGAGCAGGGGCGTGGTGACTCCGGCAACGCTGCTGACGGTGTGCACAAGATGGGGCCAAAGGCAAAGGCGATGCAGAGGGCGTACAAGAAAATGATTCAAAAGCTGAACCGCCAGCTGTCGGATAGCAGCCGTGACAGGGCTGCACTCGTGCAACGCATTCAGCAGCTCGAGCGCACGCTCACGCTCTACGGCATCCCCGTACAGGCGACACCCGGGTGCGCCACGGAGTATAAGGAGGCCGAGGCTAGTCACGGTGGCAACACCAGGGGCGGGCCTGCTCGCCCAGACGCCTCCACGTCGGACCGGGAGAGCTCCAGCGCTGAGAGTCACACGGAGGAGTCGCTGCTGACTGCTggcagcgcagacgccgcGCTCGTGCTGCTTTTCAAGGAGCAGGAGATTGAGGTGCGGGATGGCCTGATCGCTCAGCTTGAGAGGCAGCTGTCAAAAGCGGTGTCGGCATACGAAAATGATCAAAAATATATTCAGGAGCTGAAGACACTGCTACGCGATGCCGGCGAGACACCGCCAGAGACGTCGTCGAGCGGCTCGCAgccggtggagggggtgccGCTGGAGGAGTACAGCACGCTGCTACGGCAGCTCCGTTCCCATAACCGCAAGCTTCTCGTGGAGCTACTTGTGCTGCAGTCGCGCCAGAAGGCGGAGGCAACGGAGTCACCCACGACCGAGCGGTTGCTCTTCGAGGAACAGCTGGAGGAACGAGACACGGAGCTGGAGATGAAGGATGAAATGCTGCTTGAGAAGAACGCGATGCTGCAGTACATGGCGACGCTGAGTGCGCGGCTCATCAATCAAATGGAGGCGCTGGGGCTCGAGCCGTGCTGTCATCTGCCGGAGCGCTATCAAGACCTCGTCAAGGCGGAAAAGGACCAGCTTGACATCCAGGCAGCAAAGCAgcgcgagctggaggcgcagctgcagcgggagCAGGACGAGAAGAAGAAGATGAAACGGCTGCTCGAGGCGATCAATGCCGAGCGTGAACAgggcgctgccgtccttcGGCAgacggagctgcgcaacAAGGAActgcgcgagcgcgagaACAGCGCGATGACGGCACTGCAGGAGCTCACAGAGCGAACGATACAGAAGGAAATGAtgcgcgacgaggcgctgcggcgcaccacGCATGAGCTCATGGAACTGCAGGCGCGTTACGCTaatcagcagcaccgccgcagctccaACCTCTTCGAGCGGCTTCTCCGCAGCATCATTGAATAG
- a CDS encoding putative homoserine kinase, producing MSDEAATPLPKKVSLRVPATTANIGPAYDTLGMALSIFMELTVELAETFSMTVTGEGQEYISTGEDNMVVQTCRIAFEEYAHKSMPPLKFTMHNNIPYKCGCGSSSAAAVAGFVAGMTLSGLTMETHNNESLLSAISKIEGHSDNAASAIYGGIQLVYKKDDDRAMTYHVPTPPNLSIVLFVPHKLMKASTHVTRDLVPTTVSLRDAVRNISGTAILTLALSTGDLRMLTDASDCLHEQQRSRKLYPHYSACAKAAREAGAVYAFLSGAGPSVCAMVPGRHGDLLTQPMEERKAEVVAEAMVKAAEAVGVQGRVIITMPSDFGVHLSGTTCIRPNIQYTSI from the coding sequence ATGTCTGATGAAGCTGCTACGCCGCTACCCAAGAAAGTCAGCCTTCGCGttccggcgacgacggcaaaCATCGGCCCCGCCTACGACACCCTCGGCATGGCGCTCTCCATCTTCATGGAGCTGACGGTAGAGTTGGCGGAAACCTTCTCCATGACCGTGACCGGCGAGGGCCAAGAGTACATCAGCACCGGCGAGGACAATATGGTGGTGCAGACCTGTCGAATCGCGTTCGAGGAGTACGCGCACAAGAGCATGCCACCACTGAAGTTCACCATGCACAACAACATACCGTACaagtgcggctgcggctcgtcctcagcggcggcggtggcggggtTCGTGGCGGGCATGACGCTCTCCGGCCTTACAATGGAGACGCATAACAACGAGTCGCTGCTCTCCGCCATCTCGAAGATCGAGGGTCACTCCGACAACGCTGCCTCGGCTATCTACGGAGGCATCCAGCTCGTCTACAAGAAGGACGATGACAGGGCCATGACCTACCACGTGCCCACCCCGCCGAACCTTTCCATCGTGCTATTCGTGCCGCATAAGCTCATGAAGGCCAGCACCCACGTCACCCGTGACTTAGTACCGACGACAGTGTCGCTCCGCGATGCCGTTCGCAATATCTCCGGCACAGCAATTTTGACTCTGGCCCTCTCGACCGGCGACCTGCGGATGCTCACGGACGCAAGCGACTGCCTTCACGAGCAGCAACGCTCTCGCAAGCTGTATCCGCACtacagcgcgtgcgcgaaggCCGCGCGCGAGGCCGGTGCCGTGTACGCTTTTCTGTCCGGCGCGGGCCcgagcgtgtgcgccatGGTTCCTGGTCGCCACGGTGATCTTCTCACCCAGCCGATGGAAGAACGCAAGGCCGAGGTAGTGGCGGAGGCAatggtgaaggcggcggaggccgtTGGCGTGCAGGGGCGGGTGATCATCACGATGCCGTCTGACTTCGGTGTGCACCTCTCTGGCACTACCTGTATCCGTCCGAACATTCAGTACACCAGCATCTGA